DNA sequence from the Xyrauchen texanus isolate HMW12.3.18 chromosome 35, RBS_HiC_50CHRs, whole genome shotgun sequence genome:
ACCCTCATCACGCTGGAACTGGAGAAACTCTGTACCGATTGGCTCGCTCTCACTGTCGACTTGCTGCACAAAGCACAGGTAAAAACCAAGAATCTCAAACACATGAAGATGTTTAGTTAAAGGTTCTTGTTGGCCAGGCCCAATAACCGGCAGATATTTGGCCATTATGAAGCTATAGGCATCAGTCATTAAAAGAAGGACTGAACCCTTCATCTAAAAAAAtgttctgtcaccatttactcaacctaatgtCGCTTTAAACTCATATGAGTttatatcttctgtggaacacaaaatatttacatttacatttatgcatttggcagacgcttttatccaaagtgacttacagtgcacttattacagggacaatcccccggagcaacctggaattaagtgccttgctcaaggacacaatgatggtggccatggggttcgaaccagcgaccttctgattaacagccctgttctttagccactacgccaccacacagggtttattttgccatataatgaaagtaaatagtctGTCAAGCTCAAAGAAGTTTATACGACTAGTggactatattccaagttttctgaagctaGTCGATACACTTTTTAGGTTAAGCAGAATGAaagttaagttgttattcactgtcAAATTGAAATCATTCATAAGGGAGCTATGTCGTATCGAAACGTatcttaataccagatgtaaacagGGTCATTGAAACCAACagctgtttctttctttcttggttttacagtatatttgtatgATGTGAATAACGTGTCTGGAGAAGTATATACATATAGAGGGCTGTTATAAAAGATCACTTCCTTTTAAAAGATAAAATGTTTATTGCAAATGTGTGGCTTTTAtgtttgtaaaattaaataatgttgaTTAAGAGACGAGTGTCAAAGAGGTGGTAGTGAATGACTTTTGACATGACAATTTCCATTGTTATCAGGAGACCAGTTGCAAACATTTCCATTAAACAAAAGCATTAATTGATCAGAAAGCGCACAATGGTCTACGGTCACCCTAAGCTAGATTTTGTATGTCTGACCTCAGAATTAAGACTTTAGGATTTTGACCTCAGCATCAATCACGTTTGGAATGATCTAATTCTTTTCATAGATGAAGTTGACATGAATGGATTCGGTCAAGCTTTTAGTCAGAGCTTTACGGTGTATAAAATTAGTCTCACATGCTCCATTTTCAGTAGGCTTTTAACCCTTATCGTAATCCCAAAAGAGGTGGTTGATAGTAAAGCTGAAGTAAAGTCAGTTATCTAAAGTCTAGTTACCACTGTGTTTAATGCAGAACTAAATTGAAGGAGTAAAAACTGGGGTTCTACTGTTGCGTAATGTACCTTTTAAACGTACGTTTAGGAGCTAATTCTGAAGTGTCAACATCTAAGAACTGATCATGAAGATGTTTCAGTGTGCTGGCCTTCACTCTAAATAGCGAATTCAGATCAGATCATGTCAAACCCGTCTGACGTTTACATTACGAACCGGTTTAGCTAAGTTTTTATGACAACTCTCATGTGTGGATTTTCATACAGAGCATTGGACGGTTATTTCAATATATAAGTATCGGTATAAGTTCTTATACTCAAATCTGATGACGATAAAAGCACCGTTGTTACAGtccatttttagcatttttagcactgtggattcCTAAAAAGGAAAGTCTCGGTTATTTAATAAGTGTACAAACCATCTCCAACGGTGTATGTAGATGCATCACGGGAGATTCttgttgtgtttgtctttttttgtctttttcagaaAGTCCTAAAATGTCCCACCACgttgtcatttccagcacatctcaaattctgaattgtgtttaatagaattcagaGGTGGAAATGACGTTTTTAacgtttttgaaataaaaatgtctgaatcctttaggtgcgtacacactgccagcgactttgtcgctgcaggtcggcagtggctggcggtgaagtcgctagtgggcgttcccactactggttgcctagtaacgtttataaatgacattcacggatgtcattccattgctgttgacagcgaatctcttttcttgccactaaaaacaaacattttggagggaaaagactaaatataaatggaatcagtacataaaatgctttatatcaaagatgaatgagaaacaaggcgtgctgtttgccatagctgctgtttatctgcggcgaaaatgcaaatgccggtctgtctgggtccataaaatccccgcgatctcagatacacctttccacgcagtatttttcttaaaaatgtccttgtacgtgggaagagacatatcatagagcactggaaaatttctaacagcaagaattagcctttcatccatctttccattactgcaggagctgagagagagagaaaggatcacgtgagctctcccgtcgtctctcctattggctgtcgcttccgttagttgctccaaagttgaacttttctcaactttgtcgcgtcgctggacacgcccacatctagcgccaacggtcgcgacagctcgtgtcgccggaagtcgctgtcttcgcattgaaaatgaatggtatggagtcgctgtcgcgatGTCgccgatgtcgctggcagtgtgtacgcaccttttgTCTTGTTTAGGCTAATTTCAGAGCTAACATTTGAAGTATccaaaatacacacaattaaccCTTTAACGCCTAGctcgggtctttagtgactcGGGACGTCATTCCACCCTCTGTACCTCATCTAATTTTGGAGTTATGCCCCTATCTTTTAAGGAGTGGGGAAGAAATGCATTGCacatttttgttgctgttttgttcGGTACATAACGATGTCTTACTAGCCGGATAGCTAGCGACTACTTAGCATGCCGTCATGACAACCGACAATGAGGCTGTGTAGCCATTAGCCTGCTAATATTTCCTTACAGGCTAATTTCGTTAATGTGATTTCAGGTGGCTAGTTGTCGTGTGATTAACATTGCCTAATGTTAAACTACTTACGCTTTTAGCATCACAAACTTGATCTAATCATCAAGatgtagaacaaaataaaaaaaaatctccgaGCCctacatggaagtaaactatagcaggttCTACACATGAATCTGGGTTAGAGGGTCACGTTACGCATAAGAACCACCCCTTACCTGTAAAATCACTAACGCatttttgtggcatattgttttattaatgagATGTTTGAGCATTCTTGCAACATCTGTTTATATGTTATTGACGTTATTATATTGAAAGTTATTTCTAGTTGTATTAGAACTAATATATTCTTTTCACTTTTTTCTCTTTTAGATGGACTGTTCTCAGCTGATTGGCTGTCGAGAGCTAGTTGCATGTTGCCTGTCCACACACACGGCTTCCCTGCCTCCTAACACTGTGTATATCTGTCATTCCCGGCTGCCTCGCCATGGGGGAGCCCTGCCCGCCTGGCAAGACTCCCTCATTCCGACCGCATCGGGCTGTGACCCTCACCGACCCTCTGACCCCAACACAGCCCACACCCACTCTTGCCCCAAGCTTCGACTTCACCGCAAGTCCTCGGCCAAGCGGAAGGTGGAAGAGATGGAGGTGGACGAGTATTTCGATGGGATCAAGCGTCTGTACAACGAGGAGAGTCCCCAGGAGGGGTGCCCCAAGGCAGTGGTGAAACAGTTGGAGGGGGGTCGGGTTTGAGCTGTGGACCGCCTGTAGTACGGCAGAACGCTGGTTCCTCACCCTGCCCACCTCTCCAACCTGTCAGGGAAACCTAGAGCAAGAAAACGCCTAAACAATCACAACCTCAGCAAACGTGTTCATCTGTCAACCTCAGAGCAAGAGAGAGACAAATATACTAACATAAATACATTCTGTGCATGATGCTATTTCATAACCATGCATATTGCATaaagtcaatatatatatatatatatatatatatatatatatatatatatatatatatatatatatatatatatatatatatatatatatatatatatatatatatatagaaaatgaaaaatgtttgcaaaaaagCAGGAATACTTTTCTCATCTGCGGAACATTTTTGTCTGCCATTATTGTTGTTTGTCTCTTTTTAAGTGTATTTGCCAACCGTTTTCCTCTCCTTAATCTTTAACTTTTCATCAATGTCTCATTTTTTCAGTTTCCTTGTCAACATGTTTGAGTGCCGAATTCATGACTGAAATTTGCAGTTTTGatgaatatattttcttttaaggCTATGGTTAAAGAGTGGCATTTATAAAGATGTATATTAGATTTGTACAAATGCACACTCTCATTCTCTTGGTTGATGACTTTGTCTAAACGCTtgtgatgttgtgtgtgtgtgtgtgtgtgtgtgtgtgtgtgtgtgtgtgtgtgtgtgtgtgtgtgtgtgtgtgtgtgtgtgtgtgtgtgtgtgtgtgtgtgtgtgctgggtgATAATTCCCTATCACTACTTAATACTGAGCATTATGGATGAATTAGTGTTACCATGGCATAAGATTACACTTGGCCTGGCATGGTTAGATGAACTGTTTATTGCTTGTTTTAAACATAGTAGTGATGTAACTGTTATACTGAGTAGAATAAAAAATACAAGAATAACATtgtgaacaaacaaaaaaaaaactttagatcTTCACCATTCCTTTGCTGATCATAACGTTTATGCGCCGTTTCCTGCTGAAAGCTCTCTCTTCCTCTGAGGTGCTGAACAGTCTGTGCTGCTGAAGAGAAATCTCCCAATGctcaaataaatgaaaacatccTCTGAACTGTTGAtgtcttgtttttttgtgagggatATGATGGTACTGTGTTATTAGTTATTCTcagttcctatatatatatatatacactgagtACATACACtttagttgaagtcattaaaacacatttttttaaccactccacagatttcatattagcgaactatagttttggcaagtcgttcagGACATCTACTGTACaagttttccaacaattgtttacagaccgattgtttcactttttgttgactatatcacaattccagtgggtaagaatgacagctttgcagatccttgttattctagcggtcagtttgtccagatactcaggtgacctttcaccccacacttcctgtagcacttgccagagatgtgactgtcttgtcgggcacttctcacgcaccttacagtctagctgatcccacaaaagctcaatgggtgaagatccgtaacactcttttccaattatctgttgtccaatgtgtgtgtttctttgaccactcaaaccttttctttttgattttctgtttcaaaagtgtctttctttgcagttcttcccataagtcctcctgagtcttctctttactgttgtacatgaaactggtgttgagcgggtagaattcaatgaagctgtcagcggaggacatgtgaggcgtctatttctcaaactagagactctgatgtacttatcctcttgtttagttgcacatctggtcttccacatctctgttctgtccttgttagagacagttgtcctttgtctttgaagactgtagttacacctttgtgtgaaatggcaatttcaagcattgtatcgcaatcttttttgccattttggccTAATAtggaccttaagacatgtcagtctattacgTACTCCGGcaactcataaacaaacacaaagacaatgttaagcatcatttaataaaccaaacagctttcaactgtgtttgatataatggcaagtgattttctagtaccaaattagcaatttagcatgaatactcaaggatgaggtgttggagtgatgctactgtctagatttgataaaaaatgacttgtttcaaatagtgatggtgcacaAAATGTcttgaatatactttgtgatcatttgaatgccactttggtgaatggaagtaccaattttcttctgaaacagccaaatctgttcattattccaaactgttggctgccacacacaaacacacacacacacacacacacatatatatatatatatctttaaaatgtttaaatgtcattccattacataaaaaaataccaGACAGGTTATAAATGGTGCTAGAGATTTTTGTGAGTCATTTATGCAATTactttttaaccaactggtctaaAGTTGAGTATAGAGGATGTAATAATTCAAGTTCACACACTATGGACATGTCCCACTATGCTTGACAACCAGacagtatatacactatatcATTTGAACAGTTCACTTTAATCAGTCTCTATTGCTGTATCATTAAATcctttttctaaatgatttaagaGCTTGTACTTTCTATATGTTTGCGTATGCTACACTGAGTATTATtcaatcaaaaaacaaaacacaaacgcaAAAAAActtgccagagagagagagagaaaaaaaagatttttttttaagggttTGCATTTTTAACCAGTTTAAATGGTGttgtatatttctatatttataaatacagAATAAGGTGAATTAATGTAATACAGTTTTAAGATGTATTACTATTGTGTTAGTGcaatacacaaaatacagaaTATTTAACACCACTGTTTGTCAGGTACACCAGTAAACTCAACATGTAGGTATGCAGACAGGTGGGACCAACAGAGGAGAGAATGGGCGGAGTTACAATCTCAACAAGCGAAACTGCTCGTCAACTCCCTCCAGTTTGATTCAGCGATACCAGGAGAGCAATTCAAACAGCACGCGCGAGCATGGCCACCGAACTCACACAGGATTCCGTTCTCCGTTTCCTTCTCAACAATGGCGGGCAGGTGCGAAACGCGGATTTACTGGCACACTACAAGCGGTTTATAAGAGAGGACGAGGAGAGAGATCAAAACCGCGAGTTATTTAAGAGGTACGTGAACTCCGTGGCGACGGTGAGGCAGGAGGAGGGGGTGTCTCGTGTTGTGCTAAGGAAGAAATACCGTGTACACCTCGGAGACGTCGCTAAGAATCGGGAGCTCGAGCGACAGATAGACCGAGATCCTAAACAAGTGGTGAGTATGAACCAAGAACGTAAACCACAAGCTGCTTTGCCTGTCCCAACTCTTGACACTGGTGTTGTAATCTTGCCAGCTGCTGATATTGTAACAACCATaactaacaacaataacaacaacaacggTTCTACTCCCAGTTTTGAGAAAGCCATCAAAGTGTCATCTCCTAATGGCTGGGAACCTGTTGCATCCCTTTCCAGTGCAGAACAGAAACTTGACTGCACCTGCCCTTTGAAACCAGCCCCATCTGACACTGACAGTCACTCAAGTGGGAGCGGCCAGAGCTTAGAACAGCCATGGGAGTCGAAAGCAACCGAGCTGGAATGCAACAGTGTTTACCCTGCCGAACTGAGACAGTTAAGGGAGGCAGATGGCTGCGAGCAGTACTTTGTCGCTAATACGCCTTGTGCGTACTATGAGGTTAGAGTGACGCCTCCACCTGAAAAGGCAAATTTGAACACATTGGACGTTAACTCTTATAAACACTTTCAGAGGAAGTATTTAGAGGAGCCATTCTCCAAAGCATGGCCTCCGCACACACCCCACGGACAGTTGCATATATCCAGCTCTACGCCTTGTCTGTTGGACCACCCTGTAGCTCCATACTCCAATGCAGGTTTGAGTCACAGCAATGATAGTCTGCCCAGTCCAAACGGAGTGTTTAATAGTGAGTATGTTGCATCCATGGGTGTCCTGAACCCTCAGATCTACGGCTTGCCTGTAGACCCCCCTCCTGGACATGCAAGCGAAGCGTACCTGCAGCTACGCCCCCCCTCAAGTCTTTCCTCAAGTCACGACAGCCTCTCAGTCCCGTCCCCTTCCTCTATTCCGTCTGATACTGGTTGGCCACAAGGATTTGAGCAGGAAGATTGGTCCGGTGATGATGGCGTGAAGTATCAAGGCCTCGCAGGACAAGATGGTAACAATGTACGTGCCTTCCTACGTCACTCCCAGGAGGCAAGGTTGTTGTCGCAACTCCACCAACCGAGTCACAAGATTACGCCTTTGCACCATTCCACTGGTCACCTTGAGGACCAGGACTCAAGGGGGTCTCCACGGAGCACTTCACCGGAGATCCGTTACGGACCAATTGCCCGCCGGTTCAGTTCTCGTCTGCGAAGTCGGATGTGTCGGAGTCTGGGAGAAGACTTGAATCAGCCTTTCCCAGAGGACGCCATCTCAGCACGGCACAACCGTCTCCAGTTGTTGTCTTCGACTCTGAGCATGGGTAATCTAGTTTCCGCCTCTTCCAGCAGAGGACAAAGTTCTCAAAACCTTTCCTCGTCTGCTGGATCAATGCAAAGTTTGGGGACTCCCGTGCTTGATGGGTCCTTCAACAGCAAACATTCTTCGGTTCCTCTTGATTCCAGAGAACACGATTGGTTTGTTAAAGCAGCATCAGGCACATGGACTGACATCTACGCCCTCTTCCGAGAGGACCCAAACCTTCTAAGCAAACGAGACTTCATTTCTGGCTTCACTGTTGTACATTGGATCGCAAAGCATGGTGACCATCGCGTTCTGAATACGCTTGGGTACGGAGTTGACAAGGCTGGAATGACTCTAGATGTTGACGCAAAGGCATCGTGTGGATATACGCCTCTTCACCTGGCGGCCATTCATGGACACAAGAAGCTTATTCGACTACTTGTGCAAAAGTTCAAAGCGGACGTGATGATCAGGGACAGCAGCGGGAAAAGACCGTGGCAGTACTTGAGTAAAGATGAAAATCGAGATATCTTAGAAGTCTTGGGTGCTCCAGAGAGAATGATTGGTCATAGTCCAGGGATGCAAAGCTCTTCTGTAAGCCTGCCCACAAGACCTGCATCCGCCAGGGTGAACGTTAAAAGACATACATCTATTGCTGCTCTGTTTAAACATAAGTCTCACCTAAGGGTCTCGTCTAGCTCAGAGGCATTTTAGTAGTTTTAACTGGCTAGATTGTtttgcatggagttagactcttaCTCGTGATGGTAGCACTTGTTTTGGTGGTTTAAAAAGCATGCACGTTGTCACTTCTTTTTTTAGGATTGAAAAATACTGTAACTTTGAGTCAATGGCACAATGCTTTTCTATGTTTTGTAATCTCGTTCCATGTTTACTtaagcaaaaatcatggttatagtaaggcacttacaatggaagtgaatggggccagtacataaatgctaaaatacaaacCGTTTTAAAAGcagtcacaagatgtaaaccctatacatgttaacatgattatagtgtgaAGTCGCTTACTAACCTAATCTTTGTttagttatatccaatatttcaACCTCGTTGCCAAAGAGATGCAATACCGGTAACCCTGTTAGTGATTTTATCGCTAAAGCCCTCTGGCTATACTCCTGAAAAGGTgtgtatttcaatgtttatggactggtcccattcacttgcattgtaaatgccttactgtaacctcagTTTTTGCTTCTTTTGGCTCTGCCACAAAAGCTactgagcttaacctgtattaatcttgaaatattactttaatatgTCTTGTTTCCAACCGTGTTTTGCTTCGTACCCACACAAACTAGATTCCCAATCATGCCGTCTCAGACTGGGATCTTCAAAATACGTTTTCTGCTTAGAACGGCGTTTCATTTCCTCTGCCGGGAAATATTTTGTTTAGTGCTTTGATTTTGTACGCTTGAGCTTCCTAGGGAAAGGTATTAGCTGTTCTGTGTCCTCTCTCCATCTCTGTATTTAATCTAGGAAACTATGCAGCCCATGAACTAGTGATTTGGTGTGATGAAAGACATGTTGGATGATGTGGCCTGTTTCGTTTACAGTAGTCATTCTGTTTTTTTGTATTGAGAATGCAACTGTCTTTCTTCCTATGATTTCAGATATCAATTTTCTCCGTTATCCAACCCTAGATGTTCACGATGAATGCTACTAATAAGACCTTCGCTGGTCTAGCCGGTTTAATATTTAACCCTCTTTCCCGCCCTTATCTCAAATCAGAAGGTGAGAGATAAAAATGTTAGATTCCAACCCTAAGATGAGCATTCCTGCACTGTTGTTGCTAAGGAGATGCCACAACAACCGTACCTCACAGACCTCCTTTAGTGTTGCCTAAGCAACATCGTGTTACCCCAACTTcctctgtttttctttttgtttttgttcacagTCATGTTTTGGAGTGACTTGGTGGTTCTATGTTGGAACGAAAGTTCATGTGTGCTCATGTTGGTTGATGATTTGCATGTCGAGCTAAACCTGtcttttgtgttctgttgtcgaACTGCATATCCCATCtgagaaaaacagaaaatgagtTTAGGGGGAAGAGTTTAGCGTGACCTCACTGGTTGAAGTTGGATTTGTTTCTTTAGCTCTCACTGTCATGTTTGAGTAAATGTAATTCTATGAGTATGAACTGTTGTGTTTGCCCAACATGTTTCAACACGTCACAGGATGGTGCTTGTTTACTTGACTTCCTTTCTGCTCTGTATTGAGTCTTACATAATATATGTACACTATGTGATGCACCATTGTAATCTAACTTTATTATATGAATAAAAGACAAGACTTTGAACTTTGTAATTATTCTGCTTGTATATTTGTCTACctgctttaatatatatattctagacgTTCTATATGATTAGACTTCTGAACAAGCTTTAGGAAGCTTTCCCATTTGATTTGACCAAAATGTTGTAAATTACAGGCCAGTTAAGAACCAAAACATTTGTGAGACCTGCACGAAACCACCTGGGGCATGTTAAATGATTCAGATTGATAATGTAACCATGATAAAGTAGTAGAGCATATCACAATGGTTTAGCTATTACTTTCTTTGGGATCTGGTTACCATTGAATTGTTGGTTTGGCAGTTCAATTTCACATGCAAGTGTCCTGTTGCCACCACCAACTGTATTATTAGTGACAAAAAAGTGACCTGATCCACTAAAACAGATCTGTGTCTATACAGCATTTCTGGAGTAAAGGTACATTTCCAGTCCTTCATGCTgactagaatatatatatatatatatatatatacacacacatatcggccacaacattaaaaccaccttcctaatatcatgtaggtcccccttgtgccaccaaatcaGCTCTGACCCATCAAGACATTTACTCCAcgagacctctgaaggtgtcctgtggtatctagcaccaagacttgagcagcagatcctttaagtcctgtaagttgcgaggtggggcctccaagGATCAGACtcgttggtccagcacatcccacagatgctcaatcggatctGGGGacatttggaggccaagtcaacaccttgaactctttgtaatgttcctcaaaccattcctgaatcATTTTTTGCTGCTGAAagggccactgccatcagggaataccgttgttgccatgaaggggtgtacgtggtctgtaacaatctttaggtaggtggtacgtgtcaaagtaacatccacatgattgCCAGGACATTGccaagagcatcacactgccaacgctggcctgccttcttcccatagtgcatcctgctgccatctcttccccggGTAAATGACGCACACATGctccgtccacatgatctaaaagaaaacgtgattcatcagaccaggccaccttcttccattgctccatcgTCCAGTTCTGAGGCTCACGtccccattgtaggcactttcgtcagtggacaggggtcagcatgggcactcatGGCCGGTCTGCGGTTATggtatgcactgtgtgttctgccacctttctatcatggccagcattatgtttttcagcaatatgagctacagtagctcttctgttggattggaccagacaggctagccttcgctcTCCACGTGCATCAATGATCCTTGtgcacccatgaccctgtcgccgtaTCGCCGGTTCACCGGATGTCCTTCCTTGGACTACTTTTAGTAGGtactaggtactaaccactgtatACCGGGaccaccccacaagacctgccattttggagatgctctgacccagtcatctagccatcacaaccTAGCCCTTGTCAAATTCGcgcagatccttacgcttgcccatttttcctgcttccgtgaaattcaagaactgacttttCACTCGCTGCCTAATAtgtcccaccccttgacaggtgccattttaATGAGATAATCAATGTTGTTCACTTCACatatcagtggttttaatgttgtggctgatctgtgtgtatataaccctttATTACCAAGATTTCTATGGTTGTTGGAACCCTGGTATAATAATTTCTTTATAAAGACCAAAACTGTTTTCAgcagtactctctctctctctctctctctctctctctctccctgcatGATTTATATTTGGTTGAGCAACTAGTTTTGCCAAATGCAAGACATTCAGAACATTCCCGAAGCTTCACAGCAGCAGTATAACTTCAGGGAGTTTCGGTTTGTGCATAGGAGAGGTTAATATTTCAGATGTGTAACATATTTGGTGCGctattaaataagatatgaacTGAGTTGTATAATTCATGCATTCCACCATTCACACATTCCATGAATGAGCAGTCATTTGATCTTCATGCAAATATATCTTCAGCTTCATATCAGTATATTGTTGACTTATCTCAGTATGAAAGGAAGATGCATTGAAATGCAGgatgtatttaaaaaattgaTTTATTATGACTTCCAATTGTGcttgttttgcatttaaaaatcaTAAAGCATGGCAGAAACTTCTCCGATTATCCTCCCTCAAAACAAAATCAACTATCACGTGTGTCGAATCACAATGCAGATCTGCCTCTTATACAGGAACATACGGTAAGTCCAATATGAATGCATCTAAAATGTGCTGCTATTGCGGCCTTTAGCCATTGAGTTTATATAGCTGTATGaggtttagatatttatattggcaaTATAGTTTGGGAGTGTGCATCGCAATTCAACCCAGCTTATTGCATAAGATGTGAAGAAATTGTGTCCTAATCACCATAGAAACATAGTACTGACATTGCAGTCAAGTGCTGGTTAATCATCAGCTATGACCCCCCCCCAGCGCAGTAACAAGCGCACCAGTTAAAACCAACCGTAAACATACAAGAGCCACAAAAGCACTCTTCATAACTGTTCTGCTTTTTTGTAATTTGCTTACAAAAATACAACATcatctgttttctttttaaaatcatcTACATTTTAATTCACATGGGGATCGCTCCGAGTATGTACAGTAACATACAGAATACAAAATCAACTCTAAacctaaaattataaataattatctgATGCTATTGATGTAAAAGGTGGCATTTCAGgaagacatttataaaaaacaggaatttattattttaaaattccaaata
Encoded proteins:
- the LOC127628587 gene encoding ankyrin repeat domain-containing protein SOWAHB-like, yielding MATELTQDSVLRFLLNNGGQVRNADLLAHYKRFIREDEERDQNRELFKRYVNSVATVRQEEGVSRVVLRKKYRVHLGDVAKNRELERQIDRDPKQVVSMNQERKPQAALPVPTLDTGVVILPAADIVTTITNNNNNNNGSTPSFEKAIKVSSPNGWEPVASLSSAEQKLDCTCPLKPAPSDTDSHSSGSGQSLEQPWESKATELECNSVYPAELRQLREADGCEQYFVANTPCAYYEVRVTPPPEKANLNTLDVNSYKHFQRKYLEEPFSKAWPPHTPHGQLHISSSTPCLLDHPVAPYSNAGLSHSNDSLPSPNGVFNSEYVASMGVLNPQIYGLPVDPPPGHASEAYLQLRPPSSLSSSHDSLSVPSPSSIPSDTGWPQGFEQEDWSGDDGVKYQGLAGQDGNNVRAFLRHSQEARLLSQLHQPSHKITPLHHSTGHLEDQDSRGSPRSTSPEIRYGPIARRFSSRLRSRMCRSLGEDLNQPFPEDAISARHNRLQLLSSTLSMGNLVSASSSRGQSSQNLSSSAGSMQSLGTPVLDGSFNSKHSSVPLDSREHDWFVKAASGTWTDIYALFREDPNLLSKRDFISGFTVVHWIAKHGDHRVLNTLGYGVDKAGMTLDVDAKASCGYTPLHLAAIHGHKKLIRLLVQKFKADVMIRDSSGKRPWQYLSKDENRDILEVLGAPERMIGHSPGMQSSSVSLPTRPASARVNVKRHTSIAALFKHKSHLRVSSSSEAF